The Belonocnema kinseyi isolate 2016_QV_RU_SX_M_011 chromosome 10, B_treatae_v1, whole genome shotgun sequence genome has a window encoding:
- the LOC117182169 gene encoding protein yippee-like 1 produces MVKTFQAYLPSCHRTYSCIHCRAHLANHDELISKSFQGSQGRAYLFNSVVNVGCGPAEERVLLTGLHAVADIYCECCKTTLGWKYEHAFESSQKYKEGKFIIELAHMIKENGWE; encoded by the exons ATGGTCAAAACTTTTCAAGCCTACCTGCCCTCCTGCCACCGCACTTACTCGTGTATTCACTGCCGTGCTCACCTAGCCAACCACGACGAACTCATCTCAAAG tccTTCCAAGGCAGTCAAGGACGTGCCTACCTCTTCAATTCCGT ggtgAACGTGGGTTGCGGCCCAGCCGAGGAGCGGGTTTTGCTAACTGGCCTCCATGCTGTTGCCGATATATATTGCGAGTGCTGCAAGACCACCCTGGGGTGGAAATAT gaGCACGCATTTGAGTCAAGTCAGAAATACAAAGAAGGCAAATTTATCATCGAGCTTGCCCACATGATCAAAGAAAATGGATGGGAATGA